GCATCACTTCACGAGCCTTTTTCGGTAATCTTGTGGCGGGTGTTTGTCCGTCGCCCTCTTGGAATATGTAAAGACTTGACACATTTGTTTTGGATAATGAGGAATAAGATGCTTTCTTACTCTTTTAAAGGCGGACGTAGATACAATTTCGTCTGCTCAGCACTTCTTTATCTATTAATGCTATCTATTTTTCTACAGGTTCACCAGCACTAATCATACTCACACAAAATCAGTTTAACTTTTTATAGGAAAGTAAAAGTAAAAACAATAAAGATTAACCTATAATTTATTGGAGCGAAAGGTAGCGACACCTTGGGGAATAGCAAGCAAATCAATACCCCGGACGGAGCATAGCGTAATTAATTTTTGCGACGAGCTTGCGCAGGAGCATATCTTTCTTGCGACGATTTTGCGACGAGCTCGCGCAGAAGCAAGCGAAGCGGCTTGATGCTTGCCTTCAGGAATGCGTCCGCCTGCAGCGGAAATCAAGCTGTACATGGGTTAGTAGGTTCATACTTAATTCACAAAATAGTCAAATTATCCAATAAATTATAGCCATATTTTTCTCAATATTGTAGTAACTTGTGATAGAATGAATGATAAATTTATTTTTGCTAGTGAGGAGTGCTTTTAATTGATTATCGAACCATCTAAAAAAATGTCTATATTTGAACCAGCTATTTTCGGTGATTTAAAAGCAGCAGCCGCAGCTAAAAAGGCAGCAGGTTTTGACCTATATGATTTAAGTTTAGGTAGCCCCGATCTGCCGCCCGACGAAAAAGTTAGAAAGATTTTATCGGAGCAAAGCTACTCAGTAACTACATATGGCTACACATTAAGTGGCACAAAACGTTTTTGCGAAGCAGTAGCTGATTATTATAAACGGCGTACTAGTGTTACCATAGACCCTCAAACAGAAATTGTACAAACGATGGGATCTCAAGAAGGACTTGTTCATCTTCCATTTGCCTTTTGTAATGAAGGAGATTATGTGTTAACGACCAATCCTGGATATGTCGCGTACGATGCTGGCATTAAACTAGCTGGGGCAGTTCCATACTATATGAATCTATTAGAAGAAAATAATTTTTTACCTGATTTAAATGCAATCCCAGATGAAGTGGCTTATAAAGCAAAACTAATGATTTTGAACTTACCAGGAAACCCTGTTCCTGCTATGCCAGATGCAACTTTTTTTGAAAAAGTCGTGGCATTCGCAAATAAATATAATGTTATTATTCTACATGATGCAGCTTATTCCGAATTCTACTTTACTGGCGATTCTCCAAGTAGTTTCCTAGCTACACCTGGAGCATTAGAAGTTGGAATGGAGATCAATTCTTTATCCAAAAGTTTTAGTCTTGCAGGTACACGGATTGCTTATATCGTAGGAAATGCGGAAATGATAAGTATAATGAAGCAGCTTAAATCGAATCTAGATTTTGGTATTTTCGGACCTATCCAAGAAGCAGGAATTACTGCATTAAATAATGCGGAAGAAATTACAGATCGTTTACGAAAAGTTTTTGCGGAGCGACATAGAGTATTATCGCAAGGATTGGAAAGTATCGGTTGGACAGTCACACCTTCTACAGGTGGTATGTTTGTATGGGCAAAGTATCCATATGACATGCATGATATAGATTTTGTCTTTGAAGTAATCGACCAAACAGGTGTCGTCATGGTACCAGGTACTGTGTTTGGTTCAGCAGGAGCTAGATTTGTTCGAGTTGCTCTAGTGCAAGATATAGAGATTCTAAAAAAAGCAGTTGAGCAGTTGAAAAAGTTAAAAATTAAAGTCCCTTCGCCAATTTGATTAATGAATTTAAAAAATATGACCAATCAAAAACGCTTCTAAGTATAAATCCTACTTAGAAACGTTTTTTGTTTTCTATTTTCAAAGCTGTATTGTTTAAACCGTCTAATTTTTACTTGTTCTTTTTTCATTCTCCTGAGGATGCACGAGAGCGAATCTCTCCCATCTTCTAGTTCTCCATCTGAAATACATAATTGTTGCTCTTGTCCATTCGTCAGCGGCGATTGCTAACCAAATTCCGGGAAGTCCCAAATCTAATACAAATACAAAAAAGTAACCTAGTGGCAAACTCATCATAACCATAGAAAAAGCGCCAATCACAACTGGAAAGCTTGCATCTCCTGCAGCTCGCAATGAGTTAATAATAACTATATTCATTGTACGCCCGGTTTCAAGAAACAGACTTAGTATTAATACAGACGCTCCAATCTTTATGATTTGCTCATTACTTGTAAACAGCCCCATCAGTGGATATCGAAATATTGTTACAACCGTAACCATGACTAATGTGAAAAGTAGTGCCCACTTTACACTAAACCAAACTGACTTATACGCTTCGTCTTTTTCATTGGCCCCCACAAATCTACCGACAATGATTGCCGTTCCCATACCAATCGCAATGGCAAATAAATAAGTGAACATCGATATATTTACCGCATATTGTCTAGCTGCTAAGGATTCTGCACCTAAATATGTCGCATAATACAAAAATACAATTTGGCAGCCTTGGTATAAAATCTGTTCAAATGCAGATGGCAAGCCAATTTTTAAAATCTTACGAATGTACTCTTTTGAAATTGTGAAATAGTAATGCACTTTCACACGATACTCCATTACTTGATATAACAACCAGAAGAAAATAAGCAATGCAACAAATCGACTAACTACGGATGATATCGCTGCTCCTTGAACCCCTAATTCTGGGAAACCAAACTTCCCAAATATCAATACATAGTTTCCAAAAACATGAATTATATTCATTCCTAATGAAACAAACATCGTCTGTTTTGTATATCCATGTACTCGAATAATAGCTGCTAAAGCATTAATTATTGCTTGCAGGAAGATCGCTCCGCCAACAATCGACAAGTATTTATATGCATAGGCCAATACATCTGCCTGTAAGTTCATCGAAATCATAATACTTTTAGAAAACAATATAAATCCTATACTTAGTACAATTCCAACTCCTAAATTTAATGTCACAGCTAATCCAGAAATTTTAGACGCTTCTATGTATCGCTTTGATCCTAAATACTGCGAAACAACAATCGCTGCTCCGTTTCCAACCACTTCTAATATTAATATAGCTATATGAATATACTGATTTGCTGCTCCAACACCTGATACAGCATCATCTGACAATGCACTAAGCATAAAGGTATCTGCAATACCCATTAACATAAACAAAAATACTTCTAGAAAAATAGGCCAAGTCAAATGATATAAACTTAACTTTTCTCCTAGATCCTTTTTCTTACTAATTGCCATCTAAATTCCTTCCTTGCCTAGTTACTTTCAATCGGATGAATCTTACCATATATGTAGTAATTCTAAAACAGCTATACAAACTAGTTTTGAATATTATAAAATGCAATGTGAAAGAACCCATTCAAATCATAGAAGCCTAGTTCTCATTCCAAACTAAAAAACGTTTGACTACAAATTATAGTCAAACGCCATAATCTTTTTTAGTTTGGTGTTATTCAATCAATACCTACATGCTTATGGATATATTCTTTCAACGTGCCGTTTGAAAAAACCATTTCATTAATTAAAAGACTATCTTTTACATACGCTAATTTATTTCTTTCCGTCGCATCAGAGTTGATATGCAAAGTATTATCCATATAAAGTATTCCTTCATTTGTAGTTCTTTCTTTTCCATCGTCCTGTGAATTATTAACTAATCCCTCCCTCTTCAAATCTTCCAAAGTTTTTGTGTATTCATTCTGCAAAGCATTTTTCAACGTATTCTCTAATTCTTGCATGGATGCTGCTTTTTCCTCTAAAAAGTTATAAGTGTAATAGGCAAGCAATACTTGTTCTTTTAAGGTCAATGTTCCCAATAGTAATCCTCCTCCGTATACCCTTTATATCCATTATTCCTTTTCTTACGTACGCTTAAACCTAGAATTTATTAAAGATAAAAATAGCTCGAATCTACTTTAGATTCGAGCCATAAAACTATTTACCAAACACAAGAATTTCTATTTTATAAGGAGCTTTCTAATAAATAAATCGAAAAAATAATAGAAAATGGAACAGATCATTCCACAAACTAAAATTGTCCACCCATACATAAAGAAGTCTGTATCCCAAAAAGGATAAAGACAGGGAATCCCAATGAAACCGATTCCGAATGCACCATGTAAAGCAAACATTACAAGTTCTTTCTTTTTTTCTCTCCTATTAGCAACCCGTTCCGCCCAGATGGAAGTAAATATTCCATAAGTAAAGATGATCGGAGCAGATACAATACTTACACCTAAACATACCTCGAAATAGGTATCATAAGGTTGCATGAAAACGAGTGGTAAAACAAAAAAGGAAACTATTGAAGTGAGCAATGCTGCTAATAACTTTCTATCTCCCATCTACTTTCCCCTTCCCTTATTCAAAAACAACCAATTGCTTATTCGGTTTTACTAAGGTGTAAATAATACCTCCAAAAATAAGCAGGATACCGATTGATTGTAAAATAGAAGGACGGAAATCTAATATAATTGTATCAAGTAATATTGCAACTACGGGATCCACAAAAACTAGAGCTGATATGACAAGGGTTGATAACTTGCGAAGACTATCAAAAAATAAATAATAAACGAACCCGGTATGTATCAATCCAGTTCCTAATATGTAAAGCCAATTGGATATACTTAAACCATGAAACACATTAAAGTTCATAAATGGAAATAACATCAAAATGCCAATCGTCGTCTGTAAAAATGTCATGGCATACGCACTTAAGCCATTAATGCCTTTCCCAAGCAGCATTGTCATGGCATAGCACAAAGCCGATAGAAGTGCCCATACAAAACCTGAACCAAAGAAATCCGTGAGAGAAGTGAAGTTCTGAACACCGATAATGAGTATACTTCCGAGAAAGCACACTACAATTGCAAGCAATGATGTCATTGTCATCTTCTCTTTTAAAAATAAGCTTCCTAATATCAACACAAATATAGGAGCTAAGTTATAAATAGAAATGGCAACGGTAATCGACATCTCTTCAAAAGCTTTAAATAAAAACACCCAATTTAACACTAAAAAGATTCCGCATATCATCGTTTGTATAACTTCACGCTTACACCAAGCTTCCACTTTATGTTGACCTGAGATAAACCAACATAAGCCTAAAAAAAGAGTAGCGCAAATACAACGAACAAAAACTAATTCTGCCGCAGGAATTCCTGTCTTTCCTGTAAAAAAACCGATAGAACCGAAAATAGCCATCGATAAAGTCATTTTCAGCATTGCTGCTCCATTCATATTAGTAAACCTCTCTTCTTTCGCAATAAATCTGAATACTTAAATTTAACCTTATCACTCTAGTTAATAAGTTTACAATAGTAAAAATTTATCCCCCTACAAACAATGCGCATTGACTAATGGCAATAAAGAATGCCTCGTTTTGAATCGGAGAGTCCTCTTCTATTTCTAACTGAATTGAAAATTCCTCTTTTAGTTCTGCTTTCCAACGAGCAATTTCTTTGTTGTTATGTGTATATCTGGACCAACCTTCCATTTCCTTATGCAATTTGATTTGCAAGTTGCCGTCTGTAATCATGAGATCTGGAATGAGTTCTTTCCATTTATCGTAGGCAACAATGTATGTATGTTGTTGCACAAGATCACTTGCTTCATAATAGACTCTACCTTTTTTTGAAACTTTCTTACATGTGAAAATGAGCTCTTTATTTGTGTTATATACGTTATAACGTAAAAAATAGCGATAATCCATTAGCTTATCGACGAATTTCTTTAATTTATTGGAATAATATCTTTGGAATTCAACAGAAGCTACCCCTTCATGATTATAAACAGAGATCAGGGGTGTTATGTCTATTGAGTTAGGTTGGGTATACGTATATATGTGCACATTAAATTCTCCTTTATGGCTCTACTATTTTTCCTACAAAAATTTAATATAATTCAAACCTACTGCACATAAAAGAAATTATTTAGACCAAGATTTAAACAAGCTTTCTGACTAGTATCAACAAAAATTATCGAATTTTTCCGAAAAGTACTTGTTAGTTTATTTATACTGAAACAGTTCAAACATTCTATAATTATGGCTCTAAAACAGTAATTAATAACCAGCACTTCTTCGTCACTTTGGTCTGTTAGTTGCAAATATAAATGTTAATCATTAATATCAATTAAATTAAATCGTTTTTATACTTTCTTATCCAATATACAAAGAGTACGAATAAGCAAAAAAACTAAAAAACATTGGGATGTTTCTTTAAAATGAACAATTAACAAAAAGCTACTTGGAAGTTTTTCAGTAGTTCTATTATTACTAATCATAACAATTGTTGTTAGTCACATACAAATCAAAGAAGTAGACAATTCGTATAATGACTTAGCAAACAAAAAAGGGATGAAAATAGTTAGGGAGACTGGAGGAGATTACTTCATTCGCTTCGTCCTTATCAAATATAGCAGAGGATTTACAACCAGTAGTTAGCAAATTTAAAATTTAATCAAAAAGCCTCCTGTAGAATAATAACAAATTCTACAGGAGGCTTTTTCTTTGATAGTTTAAAATATCTTCCAGTGATTTTTCAAACGATATTAGGGGCGACCATCCAGCATCTAAAAGCTTTTTAGATGTAGTAACCTCTATATTTTCTTGAGTATTCTTCAAAGTTTGGATCTTAAAATCTACTATTGATAAGTTTTGTAATGCTACTGTTATCTCTTTTAGGCTTCTTAGCTGACCAGATGTAATATCATAAATTACTCCCGATTTTCCAATCTCGAATAGTTTTTCATATGCACGCACAGCATCTCTCACGTCAATAAAGTCTCTTTGGACAAATAAGTTGTTTACCGTGAGTACTCTTTGTGAACCATGCAATTCCATCTCGGCAACTTTCTTTGCAAGTATGGAGCATACTCCTGTAGAATCTCCAGGTCCTATTAAATTGGACGGTTTTGCAATTACTATATCCATTCCATAAAGTGATTCCCATGATTGCGCAACTAAAACTTGAATTGTTTTACTTAAGCTATAAGGATGTTGGAACGAAGAGTACATACCTAAATCTAATTGGAGAGCCGAACCGACAATTACTATTTTACAAGGTAAGTTTTCTTGTCTTATTGAGTCGATTATATAAGCAGTGGACATTGCATTCGCTTCTAATGATGTGATTGGTTCATTCCAAGAATCTTGCACATTATTTTGCCCAGCAAGATGAAGTAATTGTTCAGGTTTTACCTTACTTATCAAGTTCTTCACTTGATTTTTATTCGTCAGATCACATTGTTCCATATGAATTCTTTCGTCTGTTAGGTTCATCGGGAAGACTCTTGAAACAGCGGTAACATCGTATCCTGCCTTTTTGAAGTATTGGCATGCGTGTAAACCAGTAAAACCATTGGCTCCAGTTATCATTATTCTTTGTTTTCTTGTCATTTTTTTAACCACTTGATTTCTAAGCATGGACTAGTCATTGGATTTTGCCTCGTTTACGTTACTCTCAGCTTTTATATTAAAAGCATATGTCTCCTTTAATCCATCCTCTATGTTATAAATTGGCTTCCAATTTAAATGATGTTGTGCTTTTTTATTGCAAAGACAGCTGTGTTTAATATCTCCTTCTCTGGCTGCTGTGAAACCTCTCGCTACACTAATCCCATGAATGTCTGAAATGAGGGATAAAATTTCATTAATCGAAGTTTTTTGCGAAGTGCTAATTTGTATAGTTTCTTGATTACCGTAAGTTAATGCAGCAAGATTAGCTGAAACAATATCCTTTACGTAAATGAAATCTCTTGTTTGTTTTCCATCCCCATGAACATTGATACTTCCACCCTTTTTAATACGATCAAAAAAGACAGCCACAACACCTCCCTCGCCTTTTGCCATTTGCCTTGGTCCGTATACGTTTGCATACCGCAAAATAGTATAAGGTTGTCGATAAAGCTCATAAAAAAGCCTTATGTATGACTCTGCAGTCAACTTTGACAACCCATAGTAGGAAGCTGGAATCGTTACCTCATCTTCTGAGAGAAGTTCTCTGTTTAGATTGCCATATACGGCAGAAGTACTTGCAAATATGAATTTCTTTACCTTCGCTTTATGACATGCTTCTAACATATTTATAGTGCCAATAATATTTATATCTGCATCATACCTTGGATAAAGGACGGATTTCCCTACATCCGCTTGCGCCGCTAAATGGAAGACCGCGTCTGGTCGAACTTCCATAATAATCTTTCTTGCTTCTTCACTACCTATATCCACTACATACATATGAGCCTGCGGATTTACATATTCTTTCTGCCCTGAAACTAAATTATCTAGAATATGAACCTCCATTCCTTTTGAAATAAGTGCATCAACAAGGTGAGAACCAATAAAGCCTGCTCCACCTGAAACGATTACTTTCATAACTAATCCCCTTCTGACTTTTCCATACTATATGCAGAACAGCAAGCTACTTATGGGACATGTGCCGATAAAAGATTAGTAGTTATAAAAAAATTAATGAACGAAATAGAACATTCGTCGAAGTCAGCAGAAAACTAGTACTATTTACACTCATTCAAATTGTGTTTGATTAGTATTGGCAGTTCTATTTTCGTTTGGAGAATTTACAAGGACAGTAAATGTTGGATTCGGGAGGGTGTAATACTTGGGAAGATTTTTGGCTATCCTTTCCCAAATTACTTCATCTACAAAAACACTAGTCATTCCAAGTGGTTGTGAGAATAAGCTATCGTAGTATTCACTACTAACTGGATACTTATTTTTTTCAAAAGTTGGAGTAGGTAGTAGATAATCTTTGGGTAAATTATTTATCACTTTTCCCCACACTTCACGATCTATAAACATACTAGGAGTAGGGTAAGGGTTATTGAATAAGTTATCGTAAGAATCACCTCTCATAGATTTAAGAAGATTAATCGAATTGGGGTTGGGAATAATAAATTTATCAGGTAGTGAACGCTTTATCTGATCATACACTCTCTTAGAAACAAGTATGCCTTCGTTCGTTTGTTTTACCGAGAACATAGAATCATATCCATCTGTAGGTATATACGATTCGTCACCTTCAGGTATAGCTTTAGAGATCTTGGATTGCCATAGTTTTTTCCATGAATCCTTCCCTTTAGCGAACAAATTGATAAATAAACGCTTAATGATTTTAATCAATTTGGCCACTTTGCTCACCATTCTTCCTAATCAAAATGGCTTCTTCATAGACTTCCCATAATTTTTCTATCCCTCGATCAATAGACCAGTGTGTCATTCCCCATTTTCTTGCATTGGATCCTAATTTTTTAAGAAGATATTCATTATTCAATAATAATAACAAATTTCTATATAATAAATCTGAATTTGCAGGAGGAGTTAGCATGCCTGTCACTTTATGCTCAACCATTTCAGGAAGCCCACCTACGTCGCTAACTATACACGCCTTGCCTGCTATTTGAGCTTCTATAAGGGATAATGGTTGGTTTTCTAACAAAGTTGGTAACACGAATATATCTGATTTTCCCAATAGAGAAGGTACATCGTCCCTTTTCCCCAAGAAATGAACATAATCTTCTAAGCCTAAATCTCTACTAATAATTCGTAGTTTTTCTTCCTCATCACCTGACCCAACAATCCAACACACCCAGTCTTGTCGTACTTTTTTTAGCTTACCCAGCGCTACTAATAGATATCGGACCCCTTTTAATTCGGTGAGTCTACCTGTATAAATAATAACTTTTTTATTTTGTGGAGGTAAGATAAGTGATTTTGTCATCATATTTTTTTTAAAACCCTCTGTGTCAAATCCGTAATGAAGAATTTTTAATTGATCATTAGGCACATTAAAATCATTTACTAAAATTTCTTTTAACCAATTATTGGCTACAACTGTAATCTCCGCTGCTGTTGCTCCATTTCTTTCTAATTCTTCATAATAAGATTTTGCCATATAAGAATTTCCTGATTTATGAATAGTATCCAATTGGTGTTGTATCTCTTTTGCAATGGATCCATGTAAAGTAGCTACTAATGCAACATTGCTTGGACGTACTCGATTAATACAAGCGGTTGAAATAACATCTTGTGTATGAATTAGGTCATATTTATCTAACCCAAAGTATGCCGCTCCTAATTCAAAAACATATCGGTGAAACTCCGTATATTCAATTAATTTGTTCTCATAAATTTCAGGATAATTTTCCTTATTCAATTTGGCTTGGAGCAAAGGCAGCAATTTTTCTCGCTCAAGTTTCTTATTCTGATTGACCATATGCACATTCAGGTTGTCCTCATCATATCCGAGCACATCTACTTCGTGACCAAGCATTTCTAACTTATTTTTTAACTGACTCATATAGCTCCATACTCCACCTAAATGAGGAATAGACCAATATGTGGCTAACAATATTTTCAATATTTACATCTCCCCGTTTTAATCGTATACCTTATGTTTATTTAAAGGGTAAAAATTTGACTAGGCGATTCTTTTAATTTTTGCGACGGGCTTGCGCAGGAGCAATTGAAGCGGCTTGATGCTTGCCCGACTTGCAAGCGTCCACCTTCAGCAGAAATCAAACTGTTCATCGCATCTCAATTCATATACATTCTTCTCTTTTAAAAAAGATAACTTCTATATGTCTATTTTCAATAATTTAGCCAAAGTTGTAGTCTAGAGAAGCTACTAAGTAGAAAAGCTTTATACTCTCTCCCTAAAAAAACGAGAGTAACTTTTTATTTTTATAAATTAGGAATATAGCCTTTATTTTCTTTAATCTATTGCATTAACTATAAAACAGGTTGTTGATATGATCATAGAGGAATCTACATTCTACACCTGTGAAATAGATTATAAGGAGGTGAAGAATGTGGAATTAACTGAACTTAAAGGAGAATATGATGCAA
The nucleotide sequence above comes from Psychrobacillus glaciei. Encoded proteins:
- a CDS encoding NAD-dependent epimerase/dehydratase family protein, which gives rise to MTRKQRIMITGANGFTGLHACQYFKKAGYDVTAVSRVFPMNLTDERIHMEQCDLTNKNQVKNLISKVKPEQLLHLAGQNNVQDSWNEPITSLEANAMSTAYIIDSIRQENLPCKIVIVGSALQLDLGMYSSFQHPYSLSKTIQVLVAQSWESLYGMDIVIAKPSNLIGPGDSTGVCSILAKKVAEMELHGSQRVLTVNNLFVQRDFIDVRDAVRAYEKLFEIGKSGVIYDITSGQLRSLKEITVALQNLSIVDFKIQTLKNTQENIEVTTSKKLLDAGWSPLISFEKSLEDILNYQRKSLL
- a CDS encoding aminotransferase class I/II-fold pyridoxal phosphate-dependent enzyme, which gives rise to MIIEPSKKMSIFEPAIFGDLKAAAAAKKAAGFDLYDLSLGSPDLPPDEKVRKILSEQSYSVTTYGYTLSGTKRFCEAVADYYKRRTSVTIDPQTEIVQTMGSQEGLVHLPFAFCNEGDYVLTTNPGYVAYDAGIKLAGAVPYYMNLLEENNFLPDLNAIPDEVAYKAKLMILNLPGNPVPAMPDATFFEKVVAFANKYNVIILHDAAYSEFYFTGDSPSSFLATPGALEVGMEINSLSKSFSLAGTRIAYIVGNAEMISIMKQLKSNLDFGIFGPIQEAGITALNNAEEITDRLRKVFAERHRVLSQGLESIGWTVTPSTGGMFVWAKYPYDMHDIDFVFEVIDQTGVVMVPGTVFGSAGARFVRVALVQDIEILKKAVEQLKKLKIKVPSPI
- a CDS encoding glycosyltransferase family 4 protein, yielding MKILLATYWSIPHLGGVWSYMSQLKNKLEMLGHEVDVLGYDEDNLNVHMVNQNKKLEREKLLPLLQAKLNKENYPEIYENKLIEYTEFHRYVFELGAAYFGLDKYDLIHTQDVISTACINRVRPSNVALVATLHGSIAKEIQHQLDTIHKSGNSYMAKSYYEELERNGATAAEITVVANNWLKEILVNDFNVPNDQLKILHYGFDTEGFKKNMMTKSLILPPQNKKVIIYTGRLTELKGVRYLLVALGKLKKVRQDWVCWIVGSGDEEEKLRIISRDLGLEDYVHFLGKRDDVPSLLGKSDIFVLPTLLENQPLSLIEAQIAGKACIVSDVGGLPEMVEHKVTGMLTPPANSDLLYRNLLLLLNNEYLLKKLGSNARKWGMTHWSIDRGIEKLWEVYEEAILIRKNGEQSGQID
- a CDS encoding tubby C-terminal domain-like protein — protein: MHIYTYTQPNSIDITPLISVYNHEGVASVEFQRYYSNKLKKFVDKLMDYRYFLRYNVYNTNKELIFTCKKVSKKGRVYYEASDLVQQHTYIVAYDKWKELIPDLMITDGNLQIKLHKEMEGWSRYTHNNKEIARWKAELKEEFSIQLEIEEDSPIQNEAFFIAISQCALFVGG
- a CDS encoding MATE family efflux transporter, giving the protein MAISKKKDLGEKLSLYHLTWPIFLEVFLFMLMGIADTFMLSALSDDAVSGVGAANQYIHIAILILEVVGNGAAIVVSQYLGSKRYIEASKISGLAVTLNLGVGIVLSIGFILFSKSIMISMNLQADVLAYAYKYLSIVGGAIFLQAIINALAAIIRVHGYTKQTMFVSLGMNIIHVFGNYVLIFGKFGFPELGVQGAAISSVVSRFVALLIFFWLLYQVMEYRVKVHYYFTISKEYIRKILKIGLPSAFEQILYQGCQIVFLYYATYLGAESLAARQYAVNISMFTYLFAIAIGMGTAIIVGRFVGANEKDEAYKSVWFSVKWALLFTLVMVTVVTIFRYPLMGLFTSNEQIIKIGASVLILSLFLETGRTMNIVIINSLRAAGDASFPVVIGAFSMVMMSLPLGYFFVFVLDLGLPGIWLAIAADEWTRATIMYFRWRTRRWERFALVHPQENEKRTSKN
- a CDS encoding NAD-dependent epimerase/dehydratase family protein, which gives rise to MKVIVSGGAGFIGSHLVDALISKGMEVHILDNLVSGQKEYVNPQAHMYVVDIGSEEARKIIMEVRPDAVFHLAAQADVGKSVLYPRYDADINIIGTINMLEACHKAKVKKFIFASTSAVYGNLNRELLSEDEVTIPASYYGLSKLTAESYIRLFYELYRQPYTILRYANVYGPRQMAKGEGGVVAVFFDRIKKGGSINVHGDGKQTRDFIYVKDIVSANLAALTYGNQETIQISTSQKTSINEILSLISDIHGISVARGFTAAREGDIKHSCLCNKKAQHHLNWKPIYNIEDGLKETYAFNIKAESNVNEAKSND
- a CDS encoding DMT family transporter; translation: MNGAAMLKMTLSMAIFGSIGFFTGKTGIPAAELVFVRCICATLFLGLCWFISGQHKVEAWCKREVIQTMICGIFLVLNWVFLFKAFEEMSITVAISIYNLAPIFVLILGSLFLKEKMTMTSLLAIVVCFLGSILIIGVQNFTSLTDFFGSGFVWALLSALCYAMTMLLGKGINGLSAYAMTFLQTTIGILMLFPFMNFNVFHGLSISNWLYILGTGLIHTGFVYYLFFDSLRKLSTLVISALVFVDPVVAILLDTIILDFRPSILQSIGILLIFGGIIYTLVKPNKQLVVFE